A region of Mauremys mutica isolate MM-2020 ecotype Southern chromosome 2, ASM2049712v1, whole genome shotgun sequence DNA encodes the following proteins:
- the FASTKD3 gene encoding FAST kinase domain-containing protein 3, mitochondrial isoform X1: protein MALINLQSFQFYSSSVRTCRSLGTLRKTLNQGRRLRSWCCGSSVFGTVLSRVRFRCVFCRNYHAELWNQHNSIMGTVHLHRDAGNSSKSDGKWIDQQKIFMELNSLNSSNEIFKFLSSLEVISDTMAAAALQRICEFEVDDSGLKNPEAILENEVFRSLCFQFEHESQKLSDTGLVTALQALIKLRVDPWSTLIVRLVSESQKRLDKGQLTIRNLCILGESLLDLEGPGCTMLEQIVNQVQGKKLEEWTSEEIAMVYGMLQMSITEEGQYQDLLNHMNNITLTLAPQLSPKLISRILKALVILDQTQAIPLVIRLCKYSVRHVPQFTDDELVNVLGAFIHFGHTDQFFTEALERLVPKSSFTMHPEAVSRVMQYCCRKLIRSKPIFDAVAESFAYNADKYTTKQIAEYIVPFGTLSYLPPSAPSVFRKLERILNARFTQFQPHTLLNLLHSCTLIERYPVNFLAKIFNPYFIQQLQAQTPGLDRFVLSQLTQLFLTVTLECPFYEGPKLLPKYRVKSFLVPGRSLESSVDVHFYNRVKTGLVDLLGTRMYFASHVLTPYCYTLDVEIKLDEEGFVLPATRYEEVHRRIALCIDGPKRFCSNNHSLLGKEAIKQRHLQLLGYEVVQIPFFEFETLDNSREIVEYLHKKIFPHTYRLNW, encoded by the exons ATGGCTTTGATTAACTTACAAAGTTTCCAGTTTTATTCTTCTAGTGTACGCACATGCAGATCCCTGGGAACGCTAAGAAAAACCTTGAACCAAGGCAGACGGCTAAGGTCATGGTGCTGTGGTTCCTCGGTCTTTGGCACAGTACTTTCAAGGGTTAGGTTTCGGTGTGTGTTTTGTAGAAACTACCACGCAGAACTCTGGAACCAGCATAACTCCATTATGGGAACTGTACATCTTCACAGAGATGCTGGGAACAGTTCTAAATCTGATGGCAAATGGATAGATCAACAAAAAATTTTCATGGAGCTGAACAGCTTGAATTCATCcaatgagatttttaaatttctgaGTTCTTTAGAAGTTATATCAGACAccatggcagcagcagctttaCAGAGGAtctgtgaatttgaagtggatgaCAGTGGATTGAAGAATCCTGAAGCCATATTGGAGAATGAAGTCTTCAGGTCATTATGCTTTCAGTTTGAACATGAATCACAAAAGCTGTCAGACACTGGTCTCGTGACTGCTTTGCAGGCTTTGATAAAGTTGCGTGTAGATCCCTGGAGTACTCTGATTGTACGTTTGGTATCAGAGAGCCAGAAACGGCTTGATAAGGGACAATTAACCATTAGAAACCTGTGTATTCTTGGAGAAAGCTTGCTTGATTTGGAAGGCCCAGGTTGTACAATGCTGGAACAAATTGTGAACCAAGTACAAGGAAAAAAGCTTGAAGAATGGACCTCTGAGGAAATAGCAATGGTTTATGGAATGCTGCAGATGAGTATTACAGAAGAAGGACAATACCAAGACTTGTTAAACCACATGAACAACATCACTTTAACCTTAGCTCCCCAACTGAGTCCTAAATTGATAAGCAGAATACTGAAGGCACTGGTTATTCTTGACCAAACTCAGGCAATCCCTTTAGTAATAAGACTGTGTAAGTATTCAGTGAGGCATGTCCCTCAATTCACAGATGATGAACTAGTAAATGTGCTGGGAGCTTTCATACATTTTGGACACACCGACCAATTCTTCACAGAAGCGCTGGAAAGGCTTGTTCCCAAATCCTCCTTCACCATGCACCCTGAAGCAGTCAGCAGAGTCATGCAGTACTGCTGCAGAAAGCTGATCCGTTCTAAGCCCATCTTTGATGCCGTGGCAGAAAGTTTTGCTTATAATGCCGACAAATACACCACCAAACAGATTGCTGAGTATATTGTTCCATTTGGGACACTCAGTTACCTACCACCAAGTGCTCCCTCTGTCTTCAGAAAACTTGAAAGGATACTAAATGCTCGCTTTACTCAGTTTCAGCCTCACACCCTGCTGAATCTGCTCCACTCATGCACCCTTATTGAGCGCTATCCAGTAAACTTTCTGGCAAAAATATTTAACCCCTATTTTATTCAACAGCTGCAGG CTCAAACACCAGGTTTGGACAGATTTGTCCTCTCACAGCTGACCCAGCTGTTTTTAACAGTTACCCTGGAGTGTCCCTTCTATGAG GGTCCTAAACTCCTTCCAAAGTATCGAGTAAAGTCCTTTCTCGTACCTGGCCGTTCACTGGAGTCCTCTGTGGATGTTCACTTCTACAACAGGGTGAAGACTGGACTAGTTGATTTGCTAGGAACAAGAATGTATTTTGCTTCTCATGTGTTGACACCATATTGCTATACATTAG atGTTGAGATTAAATTAGATGAAGAAGGCTTCGTATTACCTGCCACCCGATATGAGGAGGTGCACAGGAG AATAGCCCTGTGTATTGATGGTCCAAAGAGGTTTTGCAGCAACAACCACAGTCTTCTAGGCAAAGAAGCTATTAAACAAAGACATTTGCAGTTACTTGGTTATGAAGTTGTGCAG ATTCCATTTTTTGAGTTCGAGACTTTAGATAACAGCAGAGAGATAGTAGAATATCTGCACAAGAAAATTTTTCCTCATACCTACAGGCTCAACTGGTGA
- the FASTKD3 gene encoding FAST kinase domain-containing protein 3, mitochondrial isoform X2, with protein sequence MALINLQSFQFYSSSVRTCRSLGTLRKTLNQGRRLRSWCCGSSVFGTVLSRVRFRCVFCRNYHAELWNQHNSIMGTVHLHRDAGNSSKSDGKWIDQQKIFMELNSLNSSNEIFKFLSSLEVISDTMAAAALQRICEFEVDDSGLKNPEAILENEVFRSLCFQFEHESQKLSDTGLVTALQALIKLRVDPWSTLIVRLVSESQKRLDKGQLTIRNLCILGESLLDLEGPGCTMLEQIVNQVQGKKLEEWTSEEIAMVYGMLQMSITEEGQYQDLLNHMNNITLTLAPQLSPKLISRILKALVILDQTQAIPLVIRLCKYSVRHVPQFTDDELVNVLGAFIHFGHTDQFFTEALERLVPKSSFTMHPEAVSRVMQYCCRKLIRSKPIFDAVAESFAYNADKYTTKQIAEYIVPFGTLSYLPPSAPSVFRKLERILNARFTQFQPHTLLNLLHSCTLIERYPVNFLAKIFNPYFIQQLQAQTPGLDRFVLSQLTQLFLTVTLECPFYEQLHWEIETFRLVSLQPVVWTTPGHT encoded by the exons ATGGCTTTGATTAACTTACAAAGTTTCCAGTTTTATTCTTCTAGTGTACGCACATGCAGATCCCTGGGAACGCTAAGAAAAACCTTGAACCAAGGCAGACGGCTAAGGTCATGGTGCTGTGGTTCCTCGGTCTTTGGCACAGTACTTTCAAGGGTTAGGTTTCGGTGTGTGTTTTGTAGAAACTACCACGCAGAACTCTGGAACCAGCATAACTCCATTATGGGAACTGTACATCTTCACAGAGATGCTGGGAACAGTTCTAAATCTGATGGCAAATGGATAGATCAACAAAAAATTTTCATGGAGCTGAACAGCTTGAATTCATCcaatgagatttttaaatttctgaGTTCTTTAGAAGTTATATCAGACAccatggcagcagcagctttaCAGAGGAtctgtgaatttgaagtggatgaCAGTGGATTGAAGAATCCTGAAGCCATATTGGAGAATGAAGTCTTCAGGTCATTATGCTTTCAGTTTGAACATGAATCACAAAAGCTGTCAGACACTGGTCTCGTGACTGCTTTGCAGGCTTTGATAAAGTTGCGTGTAGATCCCTGGAGTACTCTGATTGTACGTTTGGTATCAGAGAGCCAGAAACGGCTTGATAAGGGACAATTAACCATTAGAAACCTGTGTATTCTTGGAGAAAGCTTGCTTGATTTGGAAGGCCCAGGTTGTACAATGCTGGAACAAATTGTGAACCAAGTACAAGGAAAAAAGCTTGAAGAATGGACCTCTGAGGAAATAGCAATGGTTTATGGAATGCTGCAGATGAGTATTACAGAAGAAGGACAATACCAAGACTTGTTAAACCACATGAACAACATCACTTTAACCTTAGCTCCCCAACTGAGTCCTAAATTGATAAGCAGAATACTGAAGGCACTGGTTATTCTTGACCAAACTCAGGCAATCCCTTTAGTAATAAGACTGTGTAAGTATTCAGTGAGGCATGTCCCTCAATTCACAGATGATGAACTAGTAAATGTGCTGGGAGCTTTCATACATTTTGGACACACCGACCAATTCTTCACAGAAGCGCTGGAAAGGCTTGTTCCCAAATCCTCCTTCACCATGCACCCTGAAGCAGTCAGCAGAGTCATGCAGTACTGCTGCAGAAAGCTGATCCGTTCTAAGCCCATCTTTGATGCCGTGGCAGAAAGTTTTGCTTATAATGCCGACAAATACACCACCAAACAGATTGCTGAGTATATTGTTCCATTTGGGACACTCAGTTACCTACCACCAAGTGCTCCCTCTGTCTTCAGAAAACTTGAAAGGATACTAAATGCTCGCTTTACTCAGTTTCAGCCTCACACCCTGCTGAATCTGCTCCACTCATGCACCCTTATTGAGCGCTATCCAGTAAACTTTCTGGCAAAAATATTTAACCCCTATTTTATTCAACAGCTGCAGG CTCAAACACCAGGTTTGGACAGATTTGTCCTCTCACAGCTGACCCAGCTGTTTTTAACAGTTACCCTGGAGTGTCCCTTCTATGAG CAGCTCCACTGGGAAATTGAAACCTTCAGGCTTGTCTCCTTGCAGCCTGTGGTGTGGACTACCCCAGGCCACACTTGA
- the FASTKD3 gene encoding FAST kinase domain-containing protein 3, mitochondrial isoform X3 has product MALINLQSFQFYSSSVRTCRSLGTLRKTLNQGRRLRSWCCGSSVFGTVLSRVRFRCVFCRNYHAELWNQHNSIMGTVHLHRDAGNSSKSDGKWIDQQKIFMELNSLNSSNEIFKFLSSLEVISDTMAAAALQRICEFEVDDSGLKNPEAILENEVFRSLCFQFEHESQKLSDTGLVTALQALIKLRVDPWSTLIVRLVSESQKRLDKGQLTIRNLCILGESLLDLEGPGCTMLEQIVNQVQGKKLEEWTSEEIAMVYGMLQMSITEEGQYQDLLNHMNNITLTLAPQLSPKLISRILKALVILDQTQAIPLVIRLCKYSVRHVPQFTDDELVNVLGAFIHFGHTDQFFTEALERLVPKSSFTMHPEAVSRVMQYCCRKLIRSKPIFDAVAESFAYNADKYTTKQIAEYIVPFGTLSYLPPSAPSVFRKLERILNARFTQFQPHTLLNLLHSCTLIERYPVNFLAKIFNPYFIQQLQAQTPGLDRFVLSQLTQLFLTVTLECPFYELHWEIETFRLVSLQPVVWTTPGHT; this is encoded by the exons ATGGCTTTGATTAACTTACAAAGTTTCCAGTTTTATTCTTCTAGTGTACGCACATGCAGATCCCTGGGAACGCTAAGAAAAACCTTGAACCAAGGCAGACGGCTAAGGTCATGGTGCTGTGGTTCCTCGGTCTTTGGCACAGTACTTTCAAGGGTTAGGTTTCGGTGTGTGTTTTGTAGAAACTACCACGCAGAACTCTGGAACCAGCATAACTCCATTATGGGAACTGTACATCTTCACAGAGATGCTGGGAACAGTTCTAAATCTGATGGCAAATGGATAGATCAACAAAAAATTTTCATGGAGCTGAACAGCTTGAATTCATCcaatgagatttttaaatttctgaGTTCTTTAGAAGTTATATCAGACAccatggcagcagcagctttaCAGAGGAtctgtgaatttgaagtggatgaCAGTGGATTGAAGAATCCTGAAGCCATATTGGAGAATGAAGTCTTCAGGTCATTATGCTTTCAGTTTGAACATGAATCACAAAAGCTGTCAGACACTGGTCTCGTGACTGCTTTGCAGGCTTTGATAAAGTTGCGTGTAGATCCCTGGAGTACTCTGATTGTACGTTTGGTATCAGAGAGCCAGAAACGGCTTGATAAGGGACAATTAACCATTAGAAACCTGTGTATTCTTGGAGAAAGCTTGCTTGATTTGGAAGGCCCAGGTTGTACAATGCTGGAACAAATTGTGAACCAAGTACAAGGAAAAAAGCTTGAAGAATGGACCTCTGAGGAAATAGCAATGGTTTATGGAATGCTGCAGATGAGTATTACAGAAGAAGGACAATACCAAGACTTGTTAAACCACATGAACAACATCACTTTAACCTTAGCTCCCCAACTGAGTCCTAAATTGATAAGCAGAATACTGAAGGCACTGGTTATTCTTGACCAAACTCAGGCAATCCCTTTAGTAATAAGACTGTGTAAGTATTCAGTGAGGCATGTCCCTCAATTCACAGATGATGAACTAGTAAATGTGCTGGGAGCTTTCATACATTTTGGACACACCGACCAATTCTTCACAGAAGCGCTGGAAAGGCTTGTTCCCAAATCCTCCTTCACCATGCACCCTGAAGCAGTCAGCAGAGTCATGCAGTACTGCTGCAGAAAGCTGATCCGTTCTAAGCCCATCTTTGATGCCGTGGCAGAAAGTTTTGCTTATAATGCCGACAAATACACCACCAAACAGATTGCTGAGTATATTGTTCCATTTGGGACACTCAGTTACCTACCACCAAGTGCTCCCTCTGTCTTCAGAAAACTTGAAAGGATACTAAATGCTCGCTTTACTCAGTTTCAGCCTCACACCCTGCTGAATCTGCTCCACTCATGCACCCTTATTGAGCGCTATCCAGTAAACTTTCTGGCAAAAATATTTAACCCCTATTTTATTCAACAGCTGCAGG CTCAAACACCAGGTTTGGACAGATTTGTCCTCTCACAGCTGACCCAGCTGTTTTTAACAGTTACCCTGGAGTGTCCCTTCTATGAG CTCCACTGGGAAATTGAAACCTTCAGGCTTGTCTCCTTGCAGCCTGTGGTGTGGACTACCCCAGGCCACACTTGA